A genomic segment from Nocardia cyriacigeorgica GUH-2 encodes:
- a CDS encoding TetR/AcrR family transcriptional regulator produces MVATEEIGSARPTGSRGRRIQGLDADQRRARRREQLLDAAFELIARDGYAGTSIEQIAQTAYVGNKAFYEQFESKEACYLALLQSISERIQRRVLAAFEDVEPGGDVPAAVIAALAHALVDDPRVAAVTFGEASGISPKVEAQRRANRRWAAQFLESLWRREGIVDEGIALDTHALAVSTIGGLFDTIADWLHHADRENPDIDLLITHLTTFARVVHAGIAALGQR; encoded by the coding sequence GTGGTGGCTACCGAAGAAATCGGCTCGGCGCGGCCCACCGGCTCGCGTGGCCGGCGCATCCAGGGCCTGGACGCCGACCAGCGCCGCGCCCGTCGGCGTGAACAACTCCTCGATGCCGCATTCGAACTGATCGCCCGTGACGGATATGCCGGTACCTCCATCGAGCAGATCGCCCAGACCGCCTACGTCGGCAACAAGGCGTTCTACGAGCAGTTCGAGAGCAAGGAAGCCTGCTACCTCGCCCTGCTGCAATCGATCAGCGAGCGCATTCAGCGCCGCGTGCTGGCGGCGTTCGAGGACGTCGAGCCGGGCGGTGACGTGCCCGCGGCCGTGATCGCCGCCCTCGCCCACGCCCTGGTCGACGATCCACGCGTCGCCGCCGTCACCTTCGGCGAAGCCAGCGGCATCTCGCCGAAAGTGGAGGCGCAGCGCCGCGCCAACCGGCGCTGGGCGGCGCAGTTCCTCGAATCTCTGTGGCGCCGTGAGGGAATCGTCGACGAGGGGATCGCTCTCGATACCCATGCGCTCGCGGTGTCGACGATCGGCGGGCTGTTCGACACGATCGCCGACTGGTTGCATCACGCCGACCGGGAGAACCCGGATATCGACTTGCTCATCACCCACCTGACGACGTTCGCCCGCGTCGTGCACGCCGGTATCGCGGCGCTCGGGCAGCGCTAG
- a CDS encoding SulP family inorganic anion transporter produces MATKIDPNPPLSPPGEPASGSTLSDRLSSILRYDLPASIVVFLVALPLSLGIAYASGAPVAAGLIAAVIGGIVAGSLGGSVLQVSGPAAGLTVIVAESINQFGWRITGFIVVAAGALQILFGLSRIARAALAVAPVVVHAMLAGIGVTIALQQVHVLLGGDSESSAWGNISTLPAQLGSLHAGGAFVGLVVIAIMLGWKYVPQRIRVVPGPLVAILLATVLSLALPLDVARIKLEGSLFDAIALPEIPSGNWSAVAIMILTFALIASVESLLSAVAIDKMHTGPRANFDREMIGQGSANMLSGLLGGLPVTGVIVRSSTNVMAGARSRASAIMHGVWVLLFSVALAGLVQQIPLAALAGLLIVIGVQLVKIAHIKMAHRTGDLVVYLVTITAVVFLNLLEGVLIGLALAFALLLWRVVRVVLDAKPLAGSDRWLVSIDGSCTFLALPKLSSTLAKVPAGVDVTVEMTVDFLDHAAYEAIIDWARQHEANGGTVDFVEIGSARMEAAISAPPARSFGRVVLDDVLGPWRVGERDEQKGSDDVHDPIVSGIAAYHRSHAHLVRPHLDELRDRQDPDSFFLTCSDSRIVPNIITNSGPGDLFTVRNVGNLVPEHGDASVESALVFALQNLSVRSVVVCGHSSCGAMTALHSGQPCGPEIDAWLEHARPSLERFRDDHPVRRAAAAAGFGEVDQLSMVNIAVQLEHLHRHPVVSRAVAERGVTVSGLFFDIASARVIEVRVDGIAHIDESGRRVAAQLV; encoded by the coding sequence ATGGCTACCAAGATCGATCCGAACCCACCGCTGTCGCCGCCAGGCGAGCCGGCGTCCGGATCCACCCTGTCCGACCGTCTGTCTTCGATCCTGCGCTACGATCTGCCCGCCTCGATCGTGGTTTTCCTTGTCGCACTGCCGTTGTCGCTCGGCATCGCGTACGCCTCCGGCGCGCCGGTCGCCGCCGGACTCATCGCCGCCGTGATCGGCGGTATCGTCGCCGGTTCGCTCGGCGGCTCCGTGCTCCAGGTGAGCGGCCCGGCCGCCGGTCTCACCGTCATCGTCGCCGAATCCATCAACCAATTCGGCTGGCGCATCACCGGTTTCATCGTCGTCGCGGCCGGTGCGTTACAGATCCTGTTCGGCCTGAGCCGCATCGCCCGCGCCGCGCTGGCCGTCGCGCCGGTGGTGGTGCACGCGATGCTCGCCGGTATCGGTGTCACCATCGCGCTGCAGCAGGTGCACGTGCTGCTCGGCGGTGATTCGGAGAGCTCGGCCTGGGGCAATATCTCCACCCTGCCCGCGCAGCTGGGCTCGCTGCACGCCGGCGGCGCCTTCGTCGGACTGGTCGTCATCGCGATCATGCTCGGCTGGAAGTATGTGCCCCAACGCATTCGAGTGGTGCCGGGACCGCTGGTAGCCATCCTGCTCGCCACCGTGCTCTCGCTGGCGCTGCCGCTGGACGTGGCGCGCATCAAGCTGGAGGGCTCCCTGTTCGACGCGATCGCGCTGCCGGAGATCCCCAGCGGCAACTGGTCTGCCGTCGCGATCATGATCCTCACCTTCGCCCTGATCGCCAGCGTGGAGAGCCTGCTCTCGGCGGTCGCCATCGACAAGATGCACACCGGCCCGCGGGCGAATTTCGACCGCGAGATGATCGGCCAGGGCTCGGCCAACATGCTGTCCGGCCTGCTCGGCGGCCTGCCGGTCACCGGCGTCATCGTGCGTAGCTCGACCAACGTGATGGCGGGTGCGCGCAGCCGTGCCTCGGCGATCATGCACGGCGTATGGGTGCTGCTGTTCTCGGTGGCGCTGGCCGGGCTGGTGCAGCAGATCCCGCTGGCGGCGCTGGCCGGTCTGCTGATCGTGATCGGCGTGCAGCTGGTCAAGATCGCCCACATCAAGATGGCCCATCGCACCGGCGACCTGGTGGTCTACCTGGTCACCATCACCGCGGTGGTCTTCCTGAACCTGCTCGAGGGCGTGCTGATCGGTCTCGCGCTGGCGTTCGCGCTGCTGTTGTGGCGGGTCGTGCGAGTCGTGCTCGATGCCAAACCGCTCGCGGGCAGTGACCGCTGGCTGGTGAGCATCGACGGGTCGTGCACGTTCCTGGCGCTGCCGAAACTGTCCTCGACCCTGGCCAAGGTGCCCGCAGGCGTGGACGTCACCGTGGAAATGACGGTCGACTTCCTCGACCACGCCGCCTACGAGGCCATCATCGACTGGGCCCGCCAGCACGAAGCCAATGGCGGCACCGTCGATTTCGTGGAGATCGGCTCGGCCCGGATGGAAGCCGCCATCAGCGCGCCGCCGGCCCGCAGCTTCGGCCGCGTCGTCCTCGACGATGTGCTCGGCCCCTGGCGAGTAGGTGAGCGCGACGAGCAGAAGGGCAGCGACGATGTGCACGACCCGATCGTCAGCGGCATCGCCGCCTACCACCGCAGCCACGCCCACCTGGTGCGCCCGCATCTGGACGAGCTGCGCGACCGGCAGGACCCGGATTCGTTCTTCCTGACCTGCTCGGATTCGCGGATCGTGCCCAACATCATCACCAACAGCGGCCCGGGCGATCTGTTCACCGTGCGCAATGTCGGCAACCTGGTGCCCGAACACGGCGACGCCTCGGTGGAATCGGCGCTGGTCTTCGCGCTGCAGAACCTGAGCGTGCGCTCGGTGGTGGTGTGCGGTCATTCCTCCTGCGGCGCGATGACCGCGCTGCACTCCGGCCAGCCGTGCGGGCCCGAGATCGACGCCTGGCTCGAGCATGCCCGGCCGAGCTTGGAGCGCTTCCGCGACGACCATCCGGTGCGCCGGGCCGCCGCGGCCGCGGGCTTCGGTGAGGTGGATCAGCTGAGCATGGTCAATATCGCCGTGCAGCTCGAGCATCTGCACCGGCATCCGGTGGTGAGCCGGGCGGTGGCCGAACGCGGGGTGACGGTGTCGGGGCTGTTCTTCGATATCGCCAGCGCGCGGGTGATCGAGGTCCGCGTCGACGGGATCGCCCATATCGACGAGTCCGGGCGACGTGTCGCCGCGCAGCTCGTCTGA
- a CDS encoding lipase family protein — MQRRRAICHRSVRVFVPALLAVALVGAAGPAVADDIPLPPLPNEAQVYPAVVPIPTPDEDPWYADPADLARYAPGDVVRSRVVQTYSLAVPVPVHTTQLLYRTNDAQHNPVVTATTVLMPGIPWLGPGPRPLISYQEAIDSLGPQCNPSYTLRAGLQKEIAIISQFLATGAAVAVPDFDGKNNAIMAPSEGIMVLDGLRAAKRAGRGLEHSPIGMWGYSGGGNATASAAEQHARYAPELPIKASAQGGIPGDKAAIAPYAISGAQPQANFTGWLAVLGLARAYPEFDRLLQEELTPDGARIAADLSNRCLYTVVGTTLLRPMVNYLKNPEILQHPVVQKALSEASFGRPENTPDMPILAWHSTTDQLLPAELAWDGIAGSYCERGVNMRYFRVPASEHLSAEIVPELATVAWVMAVIAGADPGPRVC, encoded by the coding sequence ATGCAACGACGCAGGGCGATCTGTCACCGTTCCGTTCGCGTATTCGTACCGGCCTTGCTGGCCGTCGCGCTGGTCGGCGCCGCGGGACCGGCCGTCGCCGACGACATCCCGCTGCCGCCGCTACCCAACGAGGCGCAGGTGTATCCGGCGGTGGTGCCGATTCCGACCCCGGACGAGGACCCCTGGTACGCCGATCCCGCGGACCTCGCCCGCTACGCCCCCGGTGACGTCGTGCGCAGCCGCGTCGTGCAGACCTATTCGCTAGCTGTGCCCGTCCCGGTGCACACCACGCAGCTGCTGTATCGAACCAACGACGCCCAGCACAATCCCGTGGTCACGGCGACCACGGTGCTCATGCCCGGCATTCCCTGGCTCGGCCCCGGCCCGCGTCCGCTGATCTCGTATCAGGAGGCGATCGACAGCCTCGGGCCGCAGTGCAACCCCTCTTACACATTGCGCGCGGGGTTGCAGAAGGAAATCGCCATCATCAGCCAGTTCCTGGCCACCGGTGCGGCCGTCGCGGTGCCGGACTTCGACGGCAAGAACAACGCCATCATGGCGCCCAGCGAAGGCATCATGGTGCTCGACGGCCTACGCGCCGCCAAGCGGGCCGGACGCGGGCTCGAGCACTCACCCATCGGCATGTGGGGCTACTCCGGTGGCGGTAACGCCACTGCCTCGGCGGCCGAGCAGCACGCGCGATACGCGCCCGAGTTGCCGATCAAAGCCAGTGCGCAGGGCGGTATTCCGGGCGACAAGGCCGCCATCGCCCCGTACGCCATCTCCGGTGCGCAACCGCAGGCGAACTTCACCGGCTGGCTGGCGGTGCTCGGCTTGGCGCGCGCCTACCCGGAGTTCGATCGACTGCTGCAGGAAGAGCTCACCCCGGACGGCGCGCGGATCGCCGCGGATCTGAGCAACCGCTGCCTCTACACGGTCGTCGGGACCACGCTGCTGCGGCCGATGGTGAACTACCTGAAGAATCCGGAGATCCTCCAGCATCCGGTGGTGCAGAAGGCGCTGTCGGAGGCGAGCTTCGGCCGTCCCGAGAACACGCCGGATATGCCGATCCTGGCCTGGCATTCCACCACCGATCAGCTGCTTCCGGCCGAGCTGGCCTGGGACGGGATCGCCGGGTCCTACTGCGAGCGCGGGGTGAACATGCGCTACTTCCGCGTCCCGGCCTCGGAGCATCTGAGCGCCGAGATCGTGCCCGAGCTGGCTACGGTGGCCTGGGTGATGGCCGTGATCGCCGGGGCCGACCCGGGGCCGCGGGTATGTTGA
- a CDS encoding tyrosine-protein phosphatase, with translation MVHRSTMAGYGLRVPVALVAGAAIAFGPAAAIAPAEPPSVSSTLAVDRSLHLEGARNARDLGGYRTADGRTVRTGLVFRTDQLDHLTPADLAELSKRRVRDVDDLRTVYERALAPDRVPAGARANWYDVIGGAPLPQLVSSLAGGAEMYRAFITAPGANAAIASVVRDVVENAQAADGGAVLFHCTAGKDRTGWTAAVLLSILGVDRATVTEDYLLSNHYRGAEPGDLLNGVEASWLDAAFDQAIAEYGSFDNYVRTGLGLTDAEITTLKARMLA, from the coding sequence ATGGTTCACCGTTCCACCATGGCCGGTTACGGCCTGCGGGTGCCGGTCGCATTGGTCGCGGGGGCGGCCATCGCCTTCGGGCCTGCCGCGGCCATCGCGCCGGCGGAGCCACCGTCGGTATCGAGCACGCTCGCCGTCGACCGGTCGCTGCACCTGGAGGGCGCCCGCAATGCGCGCGACCTCGGCGGCTACCGCACCGCCGACGGCCGCACCGTGCGCACCGGGCTGGTGTTCCGCACCGATCAGCTCGATCACCTCACCCCTGCCGACCTGGCCGAACTGAGCAAACGCCGAGTACGCGACGTCGACGATCTACGCACCGTCTACGAACGCGCGCTCGCGCCCGACCGGGTGCCCGCCGGTGCGCGCGCGAACTGGTACGACGTGATCGGCGGTGCGCCACTGCCGCAGCTGGTGTCCAGCCTGGCGGGCGGTGCCGAGATGTATCGCGCCTTCATCACCGCACCGGGCGCCAACGCGGCCATCGCGTCGGTCGTGCGTGACGTCGTCGAGAACGCGCAGGCCGCCGACGGTGGCGCCGTGCTGTTCCATTGCACGGCCGGCAAGGACCGCACCGGCTGGACGGCCGCGGTGCTGCTGAGCATCCTCGGCGTCGACCGCGCCACCGTCACCGAGGACTACCTGCTGTCGAACCACTACCGCGGCGCCGAGCCGGGAGACCTGCTCAACGGGGTCGAAGCCTCCTGGCTCGATGCCGCCTTCGATCAGGCGATCGCCGAATACGGCAGCTTCGACAACTATGTGCGCACCGGCCTCGGTCTGACCGACGCCGAGATCACCACTCTGAAGGCGCGCATGCTGGCCTGA
- a CDS encoding DUF4239 domain-containing protein → MGISDGPGKTRQARESPAGYGCGCARCAAAQWDVQRLKFWLAARMLAFGADEAVVDRRIGSVTVDVYWRKGDSRYAIEVRTGPLTQELAQAHTDRLRAIGFTGVLWLCAPGFWVAQLPALGIEDLEPNSCDYRTVSGLLELGPDGVVVPRQQPYELREFLRQWVEGEVAWGYRDELRKGWAPVTDWEQHTKTQAMMIARQRQELVNQRTALAMSRKSLRDKTKQIAKLSHRMERSEHTVQKHADAVAEAQRKLIDQQRSERALRAAIARLHQTINHWQLITIFSMMLLVTFMTATLVMR, encoded by the coding sequence TTGGGGATATCGGACGGACCAGGCAAAACGCGTCAGGCCAGGGAGTCACCGGCCGGTTACGGGTGCGGGTGCGCGCGGTGCGCCGCCGCGCAGTGGGATGTCCAGCGACTGAAGTTCTGGCTGGCCGCCCGGATGCTCGCGTTCGGGGCCGACGAGGCCGTGGTGGACCGCCGGATCGGCTCGGTGACCGTAGACGTCTACTGGCGTAAAGGTGACAGCCGCTACGCGATCGAGGTGCGCACCGGACCCCTCACTCAGGAACTGGCCCAGGCACATACGGATCGGTTGCGCGCCATCGGGTTCACCGGGGTGCTGTGGTTGTGCGCGCCCGGTTTCTGGGTGGCGCAGCTGCCCGCGCTCGGCATCGAGGACCTCGAACCCAACTCCTGCGACTATCGCACCGTCTCGGGGCTGCTGGAGCTCGGTCCCGATGGTGTGGTGGTCCCGCGGCAGCAGCCCTACGAGTTGCGCGAGTTCCTGCGTCAGTGGGTGGAAGGTGAGGTCGCGTGGGGTTACCGCGACGAGTTGAGGAAGGGATGGGCACCGGTGACCGATTGGGAGCAGCACACCAAGACGCAGGCGATGATGATCGCCCGTCAGCGTCAGGAACTGGTGAACCAGCGCACCGCGCTGGCGATGTCACGGAAATCGCTGCGCGACAAGACCAAACAGATCGCCAAGCTCTCTCACCGGATGGAGCGCTCGGAACACACCGTGCAAAAGCACGCCGACGCGGTGGCCGAGGCCCAGCGCAAGCTGATCGACCAGCAGCGGTCCGAACGGGCGCTGCGCGCGGCGATCGCCCGGCTGCATCAGACCATCAACCACTGGCAGCTGATCACCATCTTCTCGATGATGCTGCTGGTGACGTTCATGACGGCGACACTGGTGATGCGCTGA
- a CDS encoding GNAT family N-acetyltransferase — translation MSNTPVIVDRAGLWDAEALSDVAAATFPLACPPGATADDIEIFISEVLSGERFGEYLSDPARTVLKAVAGGEIVGYAMLVGGEPADPEVAAAVDVRPVVEISKMYVLPGHHGTGVSTALMVAALDRAREDGYAGVWLGVNQENARAQRFYAKHGFDTVGTKTFTVGNQVHHDYVMQLVF, via the coding sequence ATGAGCAACACCCCAGTCATCGTGGACCGGGCCGGTTTATGGGATGCCGAGGCGCTCAGCGACGTCGCCGCGGCGACCTTCCCGCTGGCGTGCCCGCCCGGCGCGACCGCCGACGACATCGAGATCTTCATCTCCGAGGTGCTCTCGGGCGAACGATTCGGCGAATACCTGTCCGATCCGGCGCGCACGGTGCTCAAGGCGGTGGCCGGCGGCGAGATCGTCGGTTACGCGATGCTCGTCGGTGGTGAACCCGCCGATCCGGAGGTCGCGGCGGCGGTCGATGTGCGGCCGGTGGTCGAGATCAGCAAGATGTATGTGCTGCCCGGCCACCACGGGACTGGCGTGTCCACGGCACTGATGGTGGCAGCGCTCGACCGCGCCCGCGAGGACGGTTACGCGGGTGTGTGGCTCGGGGTGAATCAGGAAAACGCCCGCGCGCAACGCTTCTACGCCAAGCACGGCTTCGACACGGTCGGCACCAAGACCTTCACCGTCGGCAATCAGGTCCACCACGACTACGTGATGCAGCTGGTGTTCTGA
- a CDS encoding flavin-containing monooxygenase → MRSGNRIGIVGAGIAGLACAKVLSRAGFSVEVFDRTPDVGGVWSATRRYPGLRAQTSKHTYHFSDHPMPAEWPRVPDGQQMQEYLAGYVRRFGFESALRLGTEVVAADPVDGGWLLEIREGDGIHRTSFDHLVIANGVFSEPAMPYFRGEDAYQAGGGALGHASQFVDVAAVRDQNVVIVGYGRSACDLAEAVSHVAASTTVLARRVNWKLPRKLAKGIDAERLLLTRTGEAHFRHQEPGRFERFLHGPARSFRESNLDLVQALAAKRLRLDELGLMPQGRIEEIADQSVSVATEGFFEQVAEGRITVRRETTIAELHAGPAGPTAILSDGSRIPADIVVCATGFQQRVPFLTPYIQRQLTDDNGNFRLYRHILPLGVPHLSFAGYNSSLISALGAEVGAHWTAALLTGDLRLPSAEAMAEHTDRRLAWLEERTGGRHAHGTVIEPFAIQNLDDMLADMGVKLPRGARAAQWVRPIRPAAYQVLGNRRSSGASMPQQSAPVTEDAYAGDS, encoded by the coding sequence ATGAGGAGCGGGAACCGTATCGGAATCGTCGGTGCGGGTATCGCAGGTCTGGCCTGCGCCAAAGTGCTGAGTCGGGCGGGCTTTTCGGTCGAGGTGTTCGACCGCACCCCCGACGTCGGTGGGGTATGGAGCGCCACCAGGCGTTATCCGGGCCTGCGTGCGCAGACGAGCAAGCACACCTATCACTTCTCCGACCATCCGATGCCTGCCGAGTGGCCGCGGGTGCCCGACGGGCAGCAGATGCAGGAGTACCTGGCCGGATATGTGCGCCGGTTCGGCTTCGAGAGCGCATTGCGGCTGGGCACCGAGGTCGTGGCCGCCGATCCGGTGGACGGCGGCTGGCTGCTCGAAATTCGCGAGGGCGACGGCATCCACCGCACCTCCTTCGATCACCTGGTGATCGCCAACGGTGTGTTCAGTGAGCCTGCCATGCCGTACTTCCGCGGTGAGGACGCCTACCAGGCCGGTGGCGGGGCGCTCGGGCACGCTTCGCAGTTCGTCGACGTGGCGGCGGTGCGCGACCAGAACGTCGTCATCGTGGGCTATGGCCGCTCGGCCTGCGATCTGGCCGAGGCCGTCAGCCATGTCGCCGCCTCCACCACCGTGCTGGCCCGCCGGGTGAACTGGAAGCTGCCGCGCAAACTCGCCAAGGGCATCGACGCCGAACGGCTGCTGCTGACCAGGACGGGCGAGGCTCACTTCCGGCACCAGGAACCAGGCCGCTTCGAACGTTTCCTGCACGGCCCGGCCCGGTCGTTCCGCGAGAGCAACCTGGACCTGGTGCAGGCCCTGGCCGCCAAGCGCCTGCGCCTCGATGAGCTGGGGTTGATGCCGCAGGGCCGGATCGAGGAGATCGCCGACCAGTCGGTGAGTGTGGCCACCGAGGGCTTTTTCGAGCAGGTCGCCGAGGGCCGTATCACCGTCCGGCGGGAGACGACCATCGCCGAACTGCACGCCGGTCCGGCCGGCCCGACGGCGATCCTGTCCGACGGCAGCCGGATCCCCGCCGATATCGTCGTGTGCGCGACCGGCTTCCAGCAGCGGGTGCCGTTCCTGACCCCCTACATCCAGCGCCAGCTGACCGACGACAACGGCAACTTCCGCCTCTACCGGCACATCCTGCCGCTCGGCGTACCACACCTGAGCTTCGCCGGCTACAACTCCTCGCTGATCAGCGCACTGGGCGCCGAGGTCGGCGCGCACTGGACCGCCGCGCTGCTGACCGGCGATCTGCGACTGCCCAGCGCCGAGGCCATGGCCGAACACACCGACCGCAGGCTGGCCTGGCTGGAGGAGCGCACCGGGGGCAGGCACGCGCACGGCACCGTCATCGAACCGTTCGCCATCCAGAACCTCGACGACATGCTTGCCGATATGGGGGTGAAGCTGCCCCGTGGCGCGCGTGCGGCGCAATGGGTCCGGCCCATCCGCCCGGCGGCCTATCAGGTGCTCGGCAACCGCCGATCCTCCGGTGCCTCGATGCCGCAGCAGAGTGCGCCGGTCACCGAGGACGCCTACGCCGGCGACTCCTGA
- a CDS encoding LysR family transcriptional regulator: protein MESLDMNLLVALDALLETNSVTLAAERLHTSAPAMSRTLARLRRVLGDPLLVRAGRNLVPTPRALELRHEVSRLVDQGRSLLTPRAALDPATLKRGFSIRAGDGVLAELSAPLLAAVRAEAPGVTLHFLPDTADGAGALREGRVDVEVGVIEHTDPETVVQHILLDRWIGVAAPEHPLITDKVTVAAYAGAAHLSISRVGRARGPIDDRLALHGRTRRVVATVPDLMTGLLAVRAGALVCPAPARLSAALLAPLGLCAFDIPLPLPGISVGMAWHPRNTADSGHLWLRGLIRTILTDGAAAAADTVAADITSRRQSRRGRVASG from the coding sequence GTGGAGTCGCTGGATATGAACCTGCTGGTCGCGCTGGACGCGTTGCTGGAGACCAACAGCGTCACGCTGGCCGCCGAACGGCTGCACACCTCGGCCCCCGCGATGAGCCGCACGCTCGCGCGCCTGCGCCGCGTGCTCGGCGATCCGCTGCTGGTGCGGGCCGGCCGCAACCTGGTGCCGACCCCGCGTGCGCTGGAACTGCGCCATGAGGTCAGCCGCCTCGTCGACCAAGGCCGCAGCCTGCTCACCCCGCGCGCCGCTCTCGATCCGGCAACGCTCAAGCGCGGGTTCAGCATCCGCGCCGGCGACGGCGTACTCGCCGAACTGTCCGCACCGCTGCTGGCCGCCGTGCGCGCCGAGGCGCCCGGTGTCACGCTGCACTTCCTGCCGGACACGGCCGACGGTGCGGGCGCGCTGCGTGAGGGCCGGGTGGACGTGGAGGTCGGCGTCATCGAGCACACCGATCCGGAGACCGTCGTCCAGCACATCCTGCTCGACCGCTGGATCGGAGTGGCGGCCCCGGAGCACCCGCTGATCACCGACAAGGTCACCGTCGCCGCCTACGCCGGTGCCGCGCATCTGAGCATCTCCCGGGTCGGTCGCGCCCGCGGTCCGATCGACGATCGGCTGGCCCTGCACGGTCGCACCCGCCGCGTCGTCGCCACCGTCCCGGATCTGATGACGGGCCTGCTCGCGGTGCGCGCGGGTGCGCTGGTCTGCCCGGCGCCGGCCCGCCTCTCCGCGGCGCTGCTGGCGCCATTGGGGCTGTGCGCCTTCGACATTCCGCTGCCACTACCCGGTATCTCGGTGGGCATGGCATGGCATCCGCGTAACACCGCCGACAGCGGCCATCTATGGTTACGCGGGCTGATCCGCACGATCCTCACCGACGGAGCAGCCGCGGCCGCCGACACGGTCGCCGCCGACATCACATCGCGGCGGCAGAGCCGTCGCGGGCGAGTCGCATCTGGATAA
- a CDS encoding AMP-binding protein, with the protein MLSAASPARWRTTARQIAVLQRGGMIDVRRPDALVRKAATMRRLGPIAGGIHESARRTPDRVALIDRSGSYTYRDLDTRAQLLAARWRAAGISGDDTVAVLGRDSVRLVATMAATAWLGARLVLLNTGFGRTQMQDVCAREGVSAVVTDPELHEMTDDLPAEVWRLDAEDPTGTCRLAQPRRQGGFVLLTGGTTGTPKGAPRRVESPLAAAQFLDRVPLRREQTILLCAPLFHGTALSQFILALNLGSTLVLHGRFDAARAVAQLAEHRCDMVVLVPTMLRRILDLGPETLAGYDTSALRIVFTAGAALPPALGDRAVEAFGPVIYNFYGCTETGTATIATPEDWLAAPGTVGRAPVGITVALYGADGRRVTEPGAVGTVHVGNSIAFQGYSGGGCKAIRDGLMSTGDLGHLDAAGRLFIDGRDDDMIVSGGENVFPGEVEDLLYSHPEIAEAAVMGVPDEEFGARLAAFVVRTGPVDEPGVQEFVKAHLARFKAPRDVFFLDELPRTPTGKIDRRQLGTHYSVEQ; encoded by the coding sequence ATGTTGAGCGCCGCGTCACCGGCGCGCTGGCGGACCACCGCACGCCAGATCGCCGTCTTGCAGCGTGGCGGCATGATCGATGTGCGCAGGCCCGACGCGCTCGTCCGCAAGGCCGCCACGATGCGCCGGCTGGGGCCGATCGCCGGGGGTATCCACGAGTCGGCGCGCCGCACGCCCGACCGGGTCGCGCTGATCGATCGATCCGGTTCCTACACCTATCGCGACCTGGACACCCGGGCCCAGCTCCTGGCGGCGCGCTGGCGTGCGGCCGGGATCAGCGGCGACGACACGGTGGCGGTCCTCGGCCGCGACAGCGTGCGACTGGTCGCCACGATGGCCGCCACGGCCTGGCTCGGCGCCCGGCTGGTGCTGCTCAATACCGGGTTCGGCCGGACCCAGATGCAGGACGTGTGCGCGCGGGAGGGGGTGAGCGCCGTCGTCACCGATCCAGAGCTGCACGAGATGACCGATGACCTGCCGGCCGAGGTGTGGCGACTGGATGCCGAGGACCCGACCGGCACCTGCCGGCTGGCGCAGCCCCGCAGGCAGGGCGGTTTCGTACTGCTCACCGGCGGGACGACGGGCACACCGAAGGGCGCACCGCGACGGGTCGAGTCGCCGCTGGCCGCGGCGCAATTCCTCGATCGGGTGCCCTTGCGGCGCGAGCAGACGATCCTGTTATGCGCGCCGCTGTTCCACGGCACCGCGCTGTCGCAGTTCATCCTCGCGCTCAATCTCGGCTCGACACTGGTGCTGCACGGTCGCTTCGATGCCGCGCGGGCGGTGGCGCAGCTGGCCGAACATCGCTGCGACATGGTCGTTCTGGTGCCGACGATGTTGCGCCGGATCCTCGATCTCGGCCCCGAAACGCTGGCCGGCTACGACACCTCGGCCCTGCGCATCGTGTTCACCGCGGGCGCCGCGCTACCCCCGGCGCTCGGCGATCGCGCGGTCGAGGCCTTCGGCCCGGTGATCTACAACTTCTACGGTTGCACCGAAACCGGCACCGCCACCATCGCGACTCCCGAGGATTGGCTCGCCGCGCCCGGCACGGTCGGGCGGGCACCGGTCGGCATCACCGTCGCGCTCTACGGCGCCGATGGCCGCCGGGTCACCGAGCCGGGCGCAGTCGGCACCGTCCATGTCGGTAATTCCATTGCCTTCCAGGGCTATTCCGGTGGCGGCTGCAAGGCGATCCGGGACGGGCTGATGAGTACCGGCGACCTGGGTCATCTGGACGCCGCGGGCCGGCTGTTCATCGACGGACGCGATGACGACATGATCGTTTCCGGCGGTGAGAACGTCTTCCCCGGCGAGGTGGAGGATCTGCTCTACAGCCATCCGGAGATCGCCGAGGCCGCGGTCATGGGGGTTCCCGACGAGGAGTTCGGTGCCCGTCTGGCGGCGTTCGTGGTGCGCACCGGGCCCGTGGACGAGCCGGGCGTGCAGGAGTTCGTCAAGGCGCATCTGGCGCGCTTCAAGGCGCCGCGGGATGTGTTCTTCCTCGACGAATTGCCGCGGACGCCGACGGGCAAGATCGACCGCAGGCAGCTGGGCACGCACTATTCGGTCGAGCAGTGA